Genomic segment of Chionomys nivalis chromosome 17, mChiNiv1.1, whole genome shotgun sequence:
TCACGCCAGTATTTCTTTTGCGTGTTGAAATAGCAATCTGTCCTGCtgccccctccctttccctcctttttatctttctctatggCTCGCTGAGAGTGTCCACTCGCTTTACTCTCCCGATTCCGGGATAAAGTCTGCTTTTGGGGAAACCACATCTCCCAACCATGTCTGGTACCAAAGGGAACCTTTTCCCAGACAAACTGGAGCTTGGGGAAAGCGGCTAAGGTCCTACATTGAAACTCTCCTGTCAGCGTCAAAGGCTGCCTGAACCGGTCTTGCCCACCGGGAGCTGAAGGGCACCCTGCCACCGCAGGAGCCTTCCTGGTTTCTagcttattgttattattaaaacTCCAGGTTTGACCCCATTCTCAGCTCCAAGCCCCAATTTAGAGACTTCGGTAGTCAAAGCCATCTGCTTGAGAATCCCGGTCGGTCTCTCCAGCGCACCACCTAAGCCTAGGGGGAGGAGCCCAGAACCTTCTTCTCCCTAGGTCCCTTTGCGTCGGCCAAATTCAGCctctcagccccccccccacactaaCAAGGCTTGCTTAGGGGGCGTTGCCCCGTCCCTTTAAATCTTCCtaccctctccttttcctctccagaGAGCAAATCAAAAATGTCCTCATTACTTTCCGCCCCGCCCCACCTCCCGGAGTGGGAACCCCAAGAGACCCAGGCCTAGGGTCACGTGCCGCAGCTATGGTCACGTGAGAACCAGGGGCCTACGGAGAGGAGGAGGGCGGGAGCAGGCGGATTTCTTAATGAAGTGTCTCCGCATGCGTATTGGGAATGCGGTGAGGGAGGGGGAAGCAccgggaggaggaggggaggggtggagaaggaagggaggagggatgagggagggaaaaaaaggagcGAGGTGTCTCCTTAGCTCGCTGCCTCTGGCAAGTGgagtttttaaaaagctggaaCAGATCATGTCATGACGACTTCGCTGCTCCTGCACCCGCGCTGGCCGGAGAGCCTTATGTACGTCTATGAGGACAGCGCGCCGGAgagcggcagcggcggcggcgggggaGGCGGCGGCGCGGGCGGCGCGGGGGGTGGCTGCAGCGGAGCGAGCCCCGGCAAAGCCCAGAGCATGGACGGGCTGGGCGGCAGCTGTCCAGCCAGCCACTGCCGCGACCTGCTCCCGCACCCCGTGTTGGGCCGCCCGCCGGCTCCTCTGGGCGCCCCTCAAGGCGCCGTCTACACGGACATTCCAGCCCCGGAGGCGGCGCGCCAATGCGCCCCACCGCCGGCGCCCCCTACCTCGTCCAGCGCCACCCTGGGTTATGGTTACCCGTTCGGCGGCAGCTACTACGGCTGCCGCCTGTCGCACAACGTGAACCTGCAGCAGAAGCCTTGCGCCTACCACCCGGGTGATAAATACCCGGAGCCGTCGGGCTCCCTGCCTGGTGACGACCTGTCCTCCAGGGCCAAGGAGTTCGCCTTCTACCCCAGCTTTGCCAGCTCCTACCAGGCAATGCCCGGCTACCTGGACGTGTCGGTGGTGCCCGGGATCAGCGGGCACCCGGAGCCGCGTCACGACGCGCTCATCCCTGTCGAAGGCTACCAGCACTGGGCTCTTTCCAATGGCTGGGACAGTCAGGTGTACTGCTCCAAAGAGCAGTCACAGTCCGCCCACCTCTGGAAGTCTCCCTTCCCAGGTAAGGAAGGGACCTGAGCGGCGCCGCCGCCGCCAGGGACCCCTCCCCGCCCTGCTTGCCCCGCGGCTCCGCGCCCCAGCCACCCCCGCCGTCTGGCCCCGGCGCGCCGGCTCGGCTGGGCTGTCGAAGGAGCCGGCCAGGCGAGCTGTGCTGAGGAATGCGCTGGGGAAGAAATCTGCTCCGACACGTTCCCCGGAGCTGCCGGGTCGAGAGTGAAGCAATCAGAGGCGCCCGAGCGCCGGCTAGGCTCCCGTCGTCACCTCCTCCCCCATTGCCCGCTCCAGCGTCACGCAGGGATCCTGGCCCCTACACCCGCTTGCAGCCAGGAATGGGTTGGGGTTGGGCCTCTCTTGCCTTGAAACCTAGAACAAAACCCTCAACCCGATGACTAATTGGGGGTTTGAGGAGACTAAGAACCTTTACCTTGCCGAGTTTTCAGGATATATCAGGCGCCAGATACTATAGCGTTAAAATGGAATTCTAATTCACCAGAGCTTATAGAAATATacaatgtctttctttcttgttaaacTTGATCATGGGTGTTTTTTAAGAGCAGCAGAGCTGAAAATCTCCGTCCAGGGAGTGTAAGAGTTGCATTCTCTCCTGAGGTGCAAATTTTTCTTTGAGGCTCTTGTAGACGGTTTAAATCCTGTGAATCCACTGCCAAGTCCTCCAAATGAAGAGTTAGTTACTGACATTCCAGACAGAGATTCTTAGATTCCCTTTGGACTTAAGACGAGAGGTGGAAGCAGCCTGGGCTGTGGTCCCTTGGGGTCCAGGCCGCTAGCTGGGGATGCCTGGCTCTTGTCTGGCTGTGTATGCAAGAAGAAATCTCTTATGTACTGTTTCTCTGACTAAGGTTgtctctgaaaagaaagaaatccgtAACTCCCTCCATTCCCCAGAGGAGAAAGACCAGCCCGGATCTCTCAAAACAGCATCAGGAGCTTTGGGCTCCACTCTGATCTGAGAAATAAGGGTTTGGAGGGGGAAGAGGGTCTAAAGAGGCAGCCTTTGGATGTGCCCTCCCTATAAAGCTCAGGAGCGAGTCCTCTCTTCTGACACTCCAG
This window contains:
- the Hoxc13 gene encoding homeobox protein Hox-C13, which codes for MTTSLLLHPRWPESLMYVYEDSAPESGSGGGGGGGGAGGAGGGCSGASPGKAQSMDGLGGSCPASHCRDLLPHPVLGRPPAPLGAPQGAVYTDIPAPEAARQCAPPPAPPTSSSATLGYGYPFGGSYYGCRLSHNVNLQQKPCAYHPGDKYPEPSGSLPGDDLSSRAKEFAFYPSFASSYQAMPGYLDVSVVPGISGHPEPRHDALIPVEGYQHWALSNGWDSQVYCSKEQSQSAHLWKSPFPDVVPLQPEVSSYRRGRKKRVPYTKVQLKELEKEYAASKFITKEKRRRISATTNLSERQVTIWFQNRRVKEKKVVSKSKAPHLHST